A genomic region of Sander lucioperca isolate FBNREF2018 chromosome 6, SLUC_FBN_1.2, whole genome shotgun sequence contains the following coding sequences:
- the LOC116061839 gene encoding transcription factor HES-5-like has translation MAPSTTRDCPVSTLSLRDCPDSTLSPRDCPVSTLSPRDCPDSTLSPRDCPVSTLSPRDCPDSTLSPRDCPDSTLSSRDCPVSTLSSRDCPVSTLSSRDRHKLRKPAVEKMRRDRINSCIEQLKVMLEKEFHKQDPNAKLEKADVLEMTVAFLKQQLQPPSPANHTAHSHGSSHCWKETLHFLSTSSLQEAMLPQRTPPQRPPQCLYTSHHSPTLPAHRHVQAAGKQPAVWRPW, from the exons ATGGCTCCCAGCACCACCAGAGACTGTCCCGTCTCCACGCTGTCCCTCAGAGACTGTCCCGACTCCACGCTGTCGCCCAGAGACTGTCCCGTCTCCACGCTGTCACCCAGAGACTGTCCCGACTCCACACTGTCGCCCAGAGACTGTCCCGTCTCCACGCTGTCACCCAGAGACTGTCCCGACTCCACACTGTCGCCCAGAGACTGTCCCGACTCCACGCTGTCCTCCAGAGACTGTCCCGTCTCCACGCTGTCCTCCAGAGACTGTCCCGTCTCCACGCTGTCCTccagagacagacacaaa CTGAGGAAGCCTGCGGTGGAGAAGATGCGCAGAGATCGCATCAACAGCTGCATCGAGCAGCTGAAGGTGATGCTGGAGAAGGAgttccacaaacaggatcccaACGCCAAGCTGGAGAAGGCCGACGTCCTGGAGATGACCGTGGCCTTCctgaagcagcagctgcagcctcCGAGCCCGGCCAATCACACGGCTCACAGCCACGgctcctctcactgctggaaggAGACGCTGCACTTCCTGTCCACCAGTTCCCTGCAGGAAGCAATGCTGCCACAGCGGACGCCGCCACAGCGGCCACCGCAGTGCCTCTACACCAGCCACCACAGCCCCACGCTGCCGGCCCACAGACACGTCCAGGCTGCAGGGAAGCAGCCGGCCGTGTGGAGACCCTGGTAG
- the LOC116061829 gene encoding achaete-scute homolog 5-like produces the protein MSSTFSPPSYLSFGLSRCEDLSGSAPFLLYQSSVGALRGAGAGLRPLLAPFHHHGPFGVYECPFEPAFIQKRNERERQRVRCVNQGYAKLRERLPGHSADKRLSKVETLRAAIRYIKYLQDTLEEKTPDCHPGNRASSPTT, from the coding sequence ATGAGCTCCACCTTTTCTCCGCCGTCGTACCTGAGCTTCGGTTTGTCTCGCTGTGAGGATCTCTCTGGCTCCGCCCCTTTCCTCCTCTACCAATCGAGCGTGGGCGCTCTGCGGGGTGCCGGTGCCGGGCTGCGGCCCCTCCTGGCGCCCTTCCACCACCACGGACCCTTCGGCGTGTACGAGTGTCCCTTCGAGCCGGCGTTCATCCAGAAAAGAAACGAGCGCGAGCGGCAGAGGGTGCGCTGCGTGAACCAGGGCTACGCCAAACTCAGGGAGCGTCTGCCGGGTCACAGCGCCGACAAACGCCTCAGCAAGGTGGAGACACTCCGCGCCGCCATCCGCTACATCAAGTACCTGCAGGACACACTGGAGGAGAAAACCCCAGACTGTCACCCTGGAAACAGGGCGTCCTCTCCGACTACATAG
- the LOC116061841 gene encoding protein phosphatase 1 regulatory subunit 15B isoform X1 encodes MFRTMSSERHGQSSSSPAGRGVSSAGLVNQESSWIGLLSRPAMTFLQSYLPGRPLRAQSRSDTGTGWNRGDLHLKNSFVDAESDFLRQLDDIMPLNVTHHPGPHVPVLRCQNAGAAGLLEPRAGGTIPWITADSLRELGIQSAEGMDLNSCHQQTHESGYLSSAWTSLSHVFISLISSQEIGPPAGKEWGPAGASVTGGMGKSRTWWDSFWGGEESSQRGLLYLPRAGTAQTLCPQQQPETSEEGWTLGENTGASQHKEESGNNGGLHTAQNTEWFGVREHWSRLGAEAAAACSVAVLLTPETDNGYSSPEEEHLQLCVQVCQLKMLSEDQQEHETENTGKGKETSEDGECDVTSGQEVEEEEEQEAAAPDASPEDPCAATPQCQNKAIAFIMGCPCSDDSQSDESSDEDDDDDDDGFDSEGLSDPSDSSDEEDEEDSDSEAESEPDSEAERLWRSLCHSVDPYNPRNFTAQLPTARTPPRTVPAASPPSSTQSSPASSPPSGADSWDDSASASEADEAESLRLLNSFGCSSDPYSPFNFQAPLRTRGPAGARPGTRARAQTSCRSTGRRDAVSPPEYRTEEAEERLDSGFSDLSTQSCSVTKKVRFCDDVEEFFASGGEEDEDRRGPWEELARDRCRFLRRCRDTEQSIAYVLQPQHRRRVWRRLAAAAARNVLNA; translated from the exons atgttcagAACTATGAGCAGTGAGAGACACGGGCAGAGCTCGTCGTCTCCTGCCGGCCGTGGAGTCTCCTCTGCCGGGCTTGTAAACCAGGAAAGCTCGTGGATCGGCCTTCTGTCTAGGCCCGCGATGACGTTTTTACAAAGCTATCTCCCGGGGCGACCGCTCCGTGCCCAGTCCCGGTCTGATACAGGAACCGGGTGGAACCGCGgggatttacatttaaaaaacagcttTGTTGATGCGGAAAGTGATTTTTTAAGACAGCTGGACGACATTATGCCACTAAACGTCACCCATCATCCGGGTCCTCACGTGCCAGTTCTGCGGTGTCAGAACGCCGGAGCCGCCGGGCTGCTGGAGCCCCGAGCCGGCGGCACGATACCGTGGATCACCGCCGATTCTCTGCGGGAACTTGGGATTCAAAGCGCCGAAGGAATGGACTTGAATTCCTGCCACCAGCAAACCCACGAAAGTGGATATTTGTCTTCTGCGTGGACTTCTTTaagtcatgtttttataagCTTGATTTCATCTCAG GAAATCGGCCCCCCAGCGGGGAAGGAGTGGGGGCCAGCGGGGGCCTCTGTGACGGGCGGCATGGGTAAGAGCAGAACGTGGTGGGACAGTTTCTGGGGCGGCGAGGAAAGCTCCCAGAGAGGGTTGTTATATCTGCCCCGGGCCGGCACAGCCCAGACGCTTTGTCCACAACAACAACCCGAAACAAGCGAAGAGGGATGGACGCTGGGAGAAAACACTGGAGCCTCTCAGCACAAAGAGGAGTCGGGTAACAATGGAGGGCTCCACACCGCCCAGAACACTGAGTGGTTCGGTGTTAGGGAGCACTGGAGCCGGTTAGGAGCCGAGGCTGCCGCCGCCTGCAGTGTGGCGGTGCTGCTGACCCCCGAGACCGACAATGGTTACTCCAGTCCGGAGGAGGAACACTTACAG CTGTGCGTCCAGGTGTGCCAGCTGAAGATGTTGAGTGAAGATCAGCAGGAACACgaaacagaaaacacaggaaagGGAAAGGAGACTTCAGAGGACGGAGAGTGTGACGTTACATCAGGACAGGaggtggaagaagaagaagaacaggaAGCAGCTGCTCCGGACG CCTCTCCAGAGGATCCGTGTGCGGCGACGCCTCAGTGCCAGAATAAAGCCATCGCCTTCATTATGGGATGCCCCTGCAGCGACGACAGCCAATCAGACGAGTCCtctgatgaggatgatgatgatgacgatgatggcTTCGACAGCGAAGGTTTGTCTGATCCGTCCGACTCGTCAGATGAAGAAGACGAAGAAGACTCAGACAGCGAGGCGGAGTCTGAG CCTGACTCTGAGGCGGAGCGTCTGTGGCGTTCGCTGTGCCATAGCGTCGACCCGTACAACCCCAGAAACTTCACCGCCCAGCTGCCCACAGCCCGCACGCCGCCCCGCACCGTCCCTGCCGCCTCGCCTCCGTCCTCCACGCAGTCCTCCCCCGCCTCCTCGCCGCCATCCGGCGCCGACAGCTGGGACGACTCGGCGTCGGCCAGCGAGGCGGACGAAGCCGAGAGCCTCCGCCTGTTGAACTCCTTCGGCTGCTCCTCCGACCCGTACAGCCCCTTTAACTTCCAGGCACCGCTCCGGACCCGAGGGCCCGCCGGGGCGCGGCCAGGAACCAGAGCCAGGGCCCAGACTTCCTGTCGCTCCACCGGGCGCCGTGACGCAGTGTCTCCGCCGGAGTACAGGACGGAGGAGGCCGAGGAGCGGCTGGACAGTGGATTCTCTGACCTCTCCACGCAGAGCTGCTCCGTCACTAAGAAG GTTCGTTTCTGTGACGATGTGGAAGAGTTCTTTGCCAGCGGCGGCGAGGAGGACGAGGACCGCCGTGGCCCATGGGAGGAGCTGGCGAGAGACCGCTGTCGCTTCCTGCGGCGCTGCCGCGACACGGAGCAAAGCATCGCCTACGTCCTGCAGCCGCAACACCGCCGGCGAGTCTGGAGACGCCTCGCCGCCGCTGCAGCCCGCAACGTCCTGAACGCCTGA
- the LOC116061841 gene encoding protein phosphatase 1 regulatory subunit 15B isoform X2, producing MFRTMSSERHGQSSSSPAGRGVSSAGLVNQESSWIGLLSRPAMTFLQSYLPGRPLRAQSRSDTGTGWNRGDLHLKNSFVDAESDFLRQLDDIMPLNVTHHPGPHVPVLRCQNAGAAGLLEPRAGGTIPWITADSLRELGIQSAEGMDLNSCHQQTHESGYLSSAWTSLSHVFISLISSQEIGPPAGKEWGPAGASVTGGMGKSRTWWDSFWGGEESSQRGLLYLPRAGTAQTLCPQQQPETSEEGWTLGENTGASQHKEESGNNGGLHTAQNTEWFGVREHWSRLGAEAAAACSVAVLLTPETDNGYSSPEEEHLQVCQLKMLSEDQQEHETENTGKGKETSEDGECDVTSGQEVEEEEEQEAAAPDASPEDPCAATPQCQNKAIAFIMGCPCSDDSQSDESSDEDDDDDDDGFDSEGLSDPSDSSDEEDEEDSDSEAESEPDSEAERLWRSLCHSVDPYNPRNFTAQLPTARTPPRTVPAASPPSSTQSSPASSPPSGADSWDDSASASEADEAESLRLLNSFGCSSDPYSPFNFQAPLRTRGPAGARPGTRARAQTSCRSTGRRDAVSPPEYRTEEAEERLDSGFSDLSTQSCSVTKKVRFCDDVEEFFASGGEEDEDRRGPWEELARDRCRFLRRCRDTEQSIAYVLQPQHRRRVWRRLAAAAARNVLNA from the exons atgttcagAACTATGAGCAGTGAGAGACACGGGCAGAGCTCGTCGTCTCCTGCCGGCCGTGGAGTCTCCTCTGCCGGGCTTGTAAACCAGGAAAGCTCGTGGATCGGCCTTCTGTCTAGGCCCGCGATGACGTTTTTACAAAGCTATCTCCCGGGGCGACCGCTCCGTGCCCAGTCCCGGTCTGATACAGGAACCGGGTGGAACCGCGgggatttacatttaaaaaacagcttTGTTGATGCGGAAAGTGATTTTTTAAGACAGCTGGACGACATTATGCCACTAAACGTCACCCATCATCCGGGTCCTCACGTGCCAGTTCTGCGGTGTCAGAACGCCGGAGCCGCCGGGCTGCTGGAGCCCCGAGCCGGCGGCACGATACCGTGGATCACCGCCGATTCTCTGCGGGAACTTGGGATTCAAAGCGCCGAAGGAATGGACTTGAATTCCTGCCACCAGCAAACCCACGAAAGTGGATATTTGTCTTCTGCGTGGACTTCTTTaagtcatgtttttataagCTTGATTTCATCTCAG GAAATCGGCCCCCCAGCGGGGAAGGAGTGGGGGCCAGCGGGGGCCTCTGTGACGGGCGGCATGGGTAAGAGCAGAACGTGGTGGGACAGTTTCTGGGGCGGCGAGGAAAGCTCCCAGAGAGGGTTGTTATATCTGCCCCGGGCCGGCACAGCCCAGACGCTTTGTCCACAACAACAACCCGAAACAAGCGAAGAGGGATGGACGCTGGGAGAAAACACTGGAGCCTCTCAGCACAAAGAGGAGTCGGGTAACAATGGAGGGCTCCACACCGCCCAGAACACTGAGTGGTTCGGTGTTAGGGAGCACTGGAGCCGGTTAGGAGCCGAGGCTGCCGCCGCCTGCAGTGTGGCGGTGCTGCTGACCCCCGAGACCGACAATGGTTACTCCAGTCCGGAGGAGGAACACTTACAG GTGTGCCAGCTGAAGATGTTGAGTGAAGATCAGCAGGAACACgaaacagaaaacacaggaaagGGAAAGGAGACTTCAGAGGACGGAGAGTGTGACGTTACATCAGGACAGGaggtggaagaagaagaagaacaggaAGCAGCTGCTCCGGACG CCTCTCCAGAGGATCCGTGTGCGGCGACGCCTCAGTGCCAGAATAAAGCCATCGCCTTCATTATGGGATGCCCCTGCAGCGACGACAGCCAATCAGACGAGTCCtctgatgaggatgatgatgatgacgatgatggcTTCGACAGCGAAGGTTTGTCTGATCCGTCCGACTCGTCAGATGAAGAAGACGAAGAAGACTCAGACAGCGAGGCGGAGTCTGAG CCTGACTCTGAGGCGGAGCGTCTGTGGCGTTCGCTGTGCCATAGCGTCGACCCGTACAACCCCAGAAACTTCACCGCCCAGCTGCCCACAGCCCGCACGCCGCCCCGCACCGTCCCTGCCGCCTCGCCTCCGTCCTCCACGCAGTCCTCCCCCGCCTCCTCGCCGCCATCCGGCGCCGACAGCTGGGACGACTCGGCGTCGGCCAGCGAGGCGGACGAAGCCGAGAGCCTCCGCCTGTTGAACTCCTTCGGCTGCTCCTCCGACCCGTACAGCCCCTTTAACTTCCAGGCACCGCTCCGGACCCGAGGGCCCGCCGGGGCGCGGCCAGGAACCAGAGCCAGGGCCCAGACTTCCTGTCGCTCCACCGGGCGCCGTGACGCAGTGTCTCCGCCGGAGTACAGGACGGAGGAGGCCGAGGAGCGGCTGGACAGTGGATTCTCTGACCTCTCCACGCAGAGCTGCTCCGTCACTAAGAAG GTTCGTTTCTGTGACGATGTGGAAGAGTTCTTTGCCAGCGGCGGCGAGGAGGACGAGGACCGCCGTGGCCCATGGGAGGAGCTGGCGAGAGACCGCTGTCGCTTCCTGCGGCGCTGCCGCGACACGGAGCAAAGCATCGCCTACGTCCTGCAGCCGCAACACCGCCGGCGAGTCTGGAGACGCCTCGCCGCCGCTGCAGCCCGCAACGTCCTGAACGCCTGA